The Bdellovibrio sp. ArHS nucleotide sequence AGGCCTTCCGCGATGGAAAAACTGTGGCGGAAATCGAAGAATTGACTCGCATCAATCCGTATTTCCTGGAACAGATCGAGGCTCTGATCAAGTTCGAAGGCAAAATCAAAAATGACTTCAGCGAGGCGAATGCAGATCTGCTTCTTGCCGCGAAAAGAAAAGGTTTCACCGATGCCCGCATCGCCGTTTTGGCGGGAAAAAAGGAATCCGAAGTGCGCGCCCTCAGGGAAAAACAAGGTATTTTGCCGAAGTATCAACAGGTGGATACCTGTGCCGGAGAGTTCGAATCGACCACGCCTTACTTCTATTCTTCTTATTGGCCTTCGGTCTCTGCAAAAGTGAACGCCGCCAACGCCGTCGTGGTGATTGGCAGTGGGCCTAATCGCATTGGGCAAGGTATTGAATTCGACTACAGCTGCGTGCGTGGCGTGAAGGCCTTTCAAAAGGCCGGCAGCAAAGTGGTGATGGTCAATTCAAATCCCGAGACTGTTTCCACAGATTACGACACTTCAGACGTCTTGTTCTTTGAACCTCTGACGGCTGAAAGTCTGATTGAAATTATGCGCTTCATGCAGCCAATGGGTTTTGTGGCGCAGTTAGGCGGTCAAACGCCGATCAACGTCGCGCCGGAATTGGTGAAAGCTGGTTACAAACTTTTAGGCTCTTCTTTGGAAACCATCGATCTTGCGGAAGATCGTGGTCTATTCTCTAAAATCTGTCGCGAGTTGAACTTTGCCATTCCTAAATCGGCAATGGCGGGTTCCGTCGTAGAAGCTCTTCAACACGAAGAGGCTGTGGGCTATCCCATGATCTGCCGTCCTAGCTATGTGTTAGGCGGACGTCGCATGGAGGTCATCGAGAATCGTGATGAACTTCTTTCTTACTTCCAGCGCCACAAGGATTATATCTCGGCAGAAAAGCCCTGTTTGATGGATCAGTTTCTGGCGGGCGCCTTGGAAGTGGACGTGGATTTAGTACGTGGTCAGGATTGGACTGTTGTGGGCGGAGTCGTCGAACACATCGAAGCCGCCGGCGTGCACTCAGGGGATTCCATGGGTGTATTGCCACCACATCGCTTGAAAGATGAGACCTGTGAACGCATTGAAGACTTAAGTAAACGTTTGGCTGACCGTATCGGTGTGATTGGTCATTTGAATCTACAGCTCGCCGTTAAAAACGACGTGGTTTATATGCTTGAAGCCAATCCTCGCAGTTCACGCTCAGTGCCTTTTGTGGCTAAAGCGACCAGCATCCCGTTGATTGATTTGGGTGTTGCGGCCATGTTGGGCAAAAGGAAGAAAGATCTGAAGCTCGATGGCTTGAAATGGCGAAAGACACAGACTGTGTCAGTCAAAGGCGTGGTTTTCCCTTTCAAAAAGTTCCCGGAATCAGACTCGTTACTGGGGCCTGAGATGAAATCCACCGGTGAAAGCATGGGACGAGGAAAGAATTATTCCGAAGCGCTTTCCAAAGCCTTTCTTTCAAGTAACATAAGACTTCCGAAGATGGGGCAGGTCTTCTTCTCGCTGCGTGATAAAGATAAAGAGGGAATGCTCACTTTGGCGAAGGAACTGCAAAGAATGGGTTATGGTGTGTCGGCAACGACGGGCACCGCGACCTTCTTTAATGACCATGGCGTGAACTGTCTTTCGTTAAGAAAAGTCGATGAAGGACGTCCGCACTGTGTGGATAAGATCCGCTCAGGCGAAGTGGCCTTTGTCATCAATACCACCTCAGGCAAACGTGCCATTGAAGCCAGCTTCGACATTCGTCGAGCTTGCACGGATTACAATATTCCTTGTCTAACGGAAAGTGATGCTGCCGAGGCGTTTGTTCTTGCTTTGAAAAATGAAAGAAATGAGTCATCATCTGTCGAGGCCCTGACCCCGATGGAGGAATTTTGAAAAGACTCATTCTAGGACTTTGTACGCTGTTGGTTTTTTCAACTGTGAAGGCGGCGGAAACCAATGGTGCTGAAGCCACCCCACCGGCGATCACCATTGGTGTGATCCCGGGCGGAAATCCGGAAATTTTAAGAGAGCAAAGCCTTGGTTTGGCCAAAGAGCTGCAAGCCAAGCTCAATATCCCAGTGAATATTTACGTTTCCAAAAACTATGACGGCTTGATTGAAGCGATGAAGACGAAAAAAGTCGACTTCGCGTTCTTTTCATCGGCGACCTATGTTTTTGCCGAACAACAGGCGCAGGCGAAGGTGCTTTTAAAAAAAGTGTGGCACAATCCCTATTATTTTTCAGCGATCATCACGCCGGAAAAATCAGGAATTAAAAAGCTGAAAGACCTAAAAGGTAAACGCATTGCTTTTGTCGACGATAAGTCGTCCTCAGGTTATTTGTACCCGCAGGTAGCGCTGAGAAAAGTGGGACTTCAGCAAAAAGATTTTAAAGAAGTGGCGTTTTCTGGAAACCATCAGGCGTCCATTCAGTTCTTAGAGGCCAAAAAGGTCGATGCCGCCGCGGTTTTCAGTGATGACGAAAAAGGCGAGCAGGGGGCCTGGAAGCTTTTTGCCACGGATAAAAAAGCCAAATACCGTGTGCTTTGGATGAGTGCTCCGATTCCCAACGATCCGTTCTGTGTTCGTCAGGACTTCTATGATCTGTATCCTAAAGTCACACATACTTTGATGTTCACCCTGATCGATATCTTGGAATCTTTGAAAGATAAAAACACATACTCGGAAATTTTAGGGACTCGCGACTTGATGCCAGCCACTTCTAAACAGTATGATCCTGTCAGGGAGATGGTAAAAGCACTTGAGCTGAAACCTTAAGCTACATGTCGGTACTGACAGTTCGTAATCTGAATAAGACGTTTAAAGGCGGTCTTTTTGAAAAGGACCGTCACGTTCTTCGGGATGTCAGCTTCGCATTGCCAGAAGGCCAAACTTCCGGTTTCGTGGGCAGTAACGGCTCCGGCAAAACCACCTCCATCAAATGCCTTTTTGATTTCATCCGGCCTGATAGCGGGGAAATTCTTTTTTTTGGGCGCTCTCTTAGCAGTGAAATAAAAACGCGCATAGGGTACCTTCCGGAACGGCCCTATCTTTATGAATTCCTGACAGGCATGGAATTTCTTAAGCTGCACTGGAACCTTTGTTACGGTTCGTCTTTAAAAGGATTTTACGAAAGAGCGCACGAGGCTTTGAAAAAGGTCGACTTGATGGAGGCCAAAGACCGTCGTCTGCGGACTTACTCCAAAGGAATGTTGCAAAGGATTGGTATCGCCCAAGCAATTCTCACGCGTCCTGACTTGCTGATCTTGG carries:
- a CDS encoding ABC transporter ATP-binding protein: MSVLTVRNLNKTFKGGLFEKDRHVLRDVSFALPEGQTSGFVGSNGSGKTTSIKCLFDFIRPDSGEILFFGRSLSSEIKTRIGYLPERPYLYEFLTGMEFLKLHWNLCYGSSLKGFYERAHEALKKVDLMEAKDRRLRTYSKGMLQRIGIAQAILTRPDLLILDEPMSGLDPDGRAMVKDILREEQKRGVSLFFSSHLLQDMEELCSHLVVINRGQILYDGVLTAFMSEFQSLERAFSVLKGKEEAHG
- the carB gene encoding carbamoyl-phosphate synthase large subunit, with amino-acid sequence MSRKSSLKRVLIIGSGPIVIGQACEFDYSGTQACKALMKEGLEVILVNSNPATIMTDPEVATRVYVEPLKVEYLEKIIEKEKPDAVIPTLGGQTALNLALDLHAKGILQKHKVQLLGATPEVIKAGEDREIFRGLLDKIGARYPKSHLVRTFEHGMQIAEDLGYPMILRPNYTLGGGGGGIAYSPEEYKKMLVTALHESPTSEVLVEESILGWKEFELEVMRDHKGTFVVVCSIENLDPCGVHTGDSITVAPQQTLSDREYQHMRDEACKIINEVGIQTGGANIQFAVHPTTRERVVIEMNPRVSRSSALASKATGFPIAKIAALLAIGYSLDELQNDITKVTPSCYEPALDYVVTKIPRFAFEKFSGSKDSLTTQMKSVGEVMGIGRTLQESLMKALASLEKNPQGIPEVALEIGKVSYPNSQRIYHLFQAFRDGKTVAEIEELTRINPYFLEQIEALIKFEGKIKNDFSEANADLLLAAKRKGFTDARIAVLAGKKESEVRALREKQGILPKYQQVDTCAGEFESTTPYFYSSYWPSVSAKVNAANAVVVIGSGPNRIGQGIEFDYSCVRGVKAFQKAGSKVVMVNSNPETVSTDYDTSDVLFFEPLTAESLIEIMRFMQPMGFVAQLGGQTPINVAPELVKAGYKLLGSSLETIDLAEDRGLFSKICRELNFAIPKSAMAGSVVEALQHEEAVGYPMICRPSYVLGGRRMEVIENRDELLSYFQRHKDYISAEKPCLMDQFLAGALEVDVDLVRGQDWTVVGGVVEHIEAAGVHSGDSMGVLPPHRLKDETCERIEDLSKRLADRIGVIGHLNLQLAVKNDVVYMLEANPRSSRSVPFVAKATSIPLIDLGVAAMLGKRKKDLKLDGLKWRKTQTVSVKGVVFPFKKFPESDSLLGPEMKSTGESMGRGKNYSEALSKAFLSSNIRLPKMGQVFFSLRDKDKEGMLTLAKELQRMGYGVSATTGTATFFNDHGVNCLSLRKVDEGRPHCVDKIRSGEVAFVINTTSGKRAIEASFDIRRACTDYNIPCLTESDAAEAFVLALKNERNESSSVEALTPMEEF
- the phnD gene encoding phosphate/phosphite/phosphonate ABC transporter substrate-binding protein; amino-acid sequence: MKRLILGLCTLLVFSTVKAAETNGAEATPPAITIGVIPGGNPEILREQSLGLAKELQAKLNIPVNIYVSKNYDGLIEAMKTKKVDFAFFSSATYVFAEQQAQAKVLLKKVWHNPYYFSAIITPEKSGIKKLKDLKGKRIAFVDDKSSSGYLYPQVALRKVGLQQKDFKEVAFSGNHQASIQFLEAKKVDAAAVFSDDEKGEQGAWKLFATDKKAKYRVLWMSAPIPNDPFCVRQDFYDLYPKVTHTLMFTLIDILESLKDKNTYSEILGTRDLMPATSKQYDPVREMVKALELKP